The following are encoded in a window of Prosthecodimorpha staleyi genomic DNA:
- a CDS encoding ABC transporter substrate-binding protein yields the protein MELRLILAASAFALTVPAMAQETVSYASYGGAYQEGVRKAILDRLPAEKGMKVVDYVLAGGIRDIRTKVKAKAVDIDVAELYGGLCDQAAKEELIVPLDYSKIPNASGVPEHLRNKNWVGFTAYTTVLAYNKDVYGKNPPKNWADFFDVAKFPGTRAIGGTYPSTNLEIALLADGVPKEKIYPVDIERAIKKWTQFKPNITIRWATGAQATQLATAREVDMLTIWAARIDAAIKEGAPYAYTLNDAVMDVECLVVPRNSPNPEGAMRLINHLLDPKYQARLPDYIPYGPMNQDAFKLGLISPEKAAKVVTSTENIAKQLITDMPYWAAHIIEAQTKWDAAMQ from the coding sequence ATGGAACTTCGCTTGATTCTGGCGGCCTCGGCCTTTGCGCTGACGGTGCCGGCCATGGCCCAGGAGACGGTCAGCTACGCATCCTATGGCGGCGCCTATCAGGAGGGCGTCCGCAAGGCGATCCTCGACCGCCTGCCGGCCGAGAAGGGCATGAAGGTCGTCGACTACGTATTGGCCGGCGGCATTCGCGACATCCGCACCAAGGTCAAGGCCAAGGCGGTCGACATCGACGTGGCCGAGCTCTACGGCGGCCTGTGTGACCAGGCGGCCAAGGAAGAGCTGATCGTCCCGCTCGACTATTCGAAGATCCCCAATGCGTCCGGCGTTCCGGAGCATCTGCGCAACAAGAACTGGGTCGGCTTCACCGCCTATACCACCGTCCTGGCCTACAACAAGGACGTCTACGGCAAGAATCCCCCGAAGAACTGGGCCGATTTCTTCGATGTCGCGAAATTCCCGGGAACCCGGGCGATCGGCGGCACCTATCCGTCGACCAATCTGGAGATCGCCCTTTTGGCCGACGGCGTGCCGAAGGAGAAGATCTATCCGGTCGACATCGAGCGCGCGATCAAGAAGTGGACCCAGTTCAAGCCGAACATCACCATCCGCTGGGCGACCGGCGCGCAGGCGACGCAGCTCGCCACCGCCCGCGAGGTCGACATGCTGACCATCTGGGCGGCCCGCATCGACGCCGCGATCAAGGAAGGCGCGCCCTACGCCTATACGCTCAACGACGCGGTGATGGACGTCGAGTGCCTGGTGGTGCCGCGCAACTCGCCCAATCCCGAAGGCGCGATGCGGCTGATCAACCATCTGCTCGATCCGAAATACCAGGCCCGTCTGCCCGACTACATTCCCTACGGGCCGATGAACCAGGATGCCTTCAAGCTCGGACTGATCTCGCCTGAGAAGGCCGCCAAGGTGGTGACCAGCACCGAGAACATCGCCAAGCAGCTGATCACCGACATGCCCTACTGGGCTGCGCACATCATCGAGGCGCAGACCAAGTGGGATGCGGCGATGCAGTAG
- a CDS encoding ABC transporter ATP-binding protein, which produces MNQPATPALPVRIQQLSKHFGSLRAVEDVSFDIRAGEFLTLLGPSGSGKTTLLMMIAGFSRPTRGSIRIADQEIVHLPPHKRNIGMVFQNYALFPHMSVGENIAYPLRLRKRGRAEIEERVRHVLDLVQLGGYQDRKVSQLSGGQRQRIALARAIVFEPRILLMDEPLSALDKQLRETMQIEIRKLHDRLGMTTISVTHDQREALTMSDRIAVFSHGRLAQIASPTDLYEKPANRFIAAFIGESAFLPLTATDHGLAYAGRPIETADGPRPAAGKALLMLRPERLKIAEADPAGLPEGGNAFPGQVVTVVFQGDSLLFEVRLDGGDTVFARLPNRAEDLRRLPQAGARVTLSLDRADARIVQAED; this is translated from the coding sequence ATGAACCAACCTGCGACGCCGGCCCTGCCGGTGCGAATCCAACAGCTGTCGAAGCATTTCGGGTCCCTGCGCGCCGTCGAGGATGTCTCCTTCGACATCCGGGCGGGAGAATTCCTCACGCTTCTGGGTCCGTCCGGATCCGGTAAAACGACGCTCTTGATGATGATCGCCGGGTTCAGCCGTCCGACCCGGGGCTCGATCCGCATCGCCGATCAGGAGATCGTCCACCTGCCGCCGCACAAGCGCAATATCGGCATGGTGTTCCAGAACTATGCCCTGTTTCCGCACATGTCGGTCGGCGAGAACATCGCCTATCCGCTCCGGCTCAGGAAGCGCGGACGCGCCGAGATCGAGGAGCGCGTGCGCCATGTGCTCGATCTGGTCCAACTCGGCGGCTACCAGGACCGCAAGGTCAGCCAGCTCTCCGGCGGCCAGCGCCAGCGCATCGCGCTCGCCCGCGCCATCGTGTTCGAACCGCGCATCCTCCTGATGGACGAGCCGCTGTCCGCGCTCGACAAGCAGTTGCGCGAGACCATGCAGATCGAGATCCGCAAGCTGCACGACCGCCTCGGCATGACCACCATCTCGGTGACGCACGACCAGCGCGAGGCGCTGACCATGTCGGACCGGATCGCGGTGTTCTCGCATGGCCGGCTCGCCCAGATCGCCTCGCCGACGGATCTCTACGAGAAGCCGGCCAACCGCTTCATTGCGGCCTTCATCGGCGAATCCGCCTTCCTGCCGCTGACGGCAACCGACCACGGCCTCGCCTATGCGGGACGACCGATCGAGACCGCCGACGGGCCGCGGCCGGCCGCCGGCAAGGCGCTCCTGATGCTGCGCCCGGAGCGGCTGAAGATCGCCGAAGCCGACCCGGCGGGTCTGCCGGAGGGCGGCAACGCCTTTCCGGGCCAGGTCGTCACGGTGGTGTTCCAGGGCGACAGCCTGCTCTTTGAGGTCCGTCTCGACGGCGGCGACACCGTCTTTGCCCGCCTGCCCAACCGGGCCGAGGACCTCCGGCGGCTGCCGCAGGCCGGCGCGCGGGTGACGCTCAGCCTCGACCGCGCCGATGCGCGCATCGTGCAGGCGGAGGACTAG
- a CDS encoding ABC transporter permease — protein sequence MQPASALAPVTEADLAANQRALDRAARAEDRLMFRLTVPALAIVAILMVVPIGWLLSMSFIGADGGLGFENYALFFSEPAYVQMFVNTFAIAFAVTALCLILGYPVAYVLAILPPRWSGLLMLAVLVPFWTSGLVRTFSWLIILQRNGLVNKALVATGLIERPIPLVHNMTGTIIGMVHIMVPFLILPLYASMKAIDGNLMRAAASVGSTPTHAFLRVFLPLSMPGLVAGTIMVFVMCLGFYITPALLGGGKVKMIAQRIEESISLYPTWGPAAALAVLLLVVTAICLAASMLLVRRLSTDR from the coding sequence ATGCAGCCGGCGTCCGCCCTCGCCCCGGTTACCGAAGCCGACCTCGCCGCCAACCAGCGCGCGCTCGACCGCGCGGCGCGCGCCGAGGACCGGCTGATGTTCCGGCTCACCGTGCCGGCGCTCGCGATCGTGGCGATCCTGATGGTCGTGCCGATCGGCTGGCTCCTGTCGATGTCCTTCATCGGCGCCGACGGCGGGCTCGGCTTCGAGAATTACGCGCTGTTCTTCTCGGAGCCGGCCTATGTCCAGATGTTCGTCAACACCTTCGCGATCGCCTTCGCGGTCACGGCGCTGTGCCTGATCCTCGGCTATCCGGTCGCCTACGTGCTGGCGATCCTGCCGCCGCGCTGGTCCGGCCTCCTGATGCTCGCCGTGCTGGTGCCGTTCTGGACGTCCGGGCTGGTGCGCACCTTCTCGTGGCTGATCATCCTGCAGCGCAACGGGCTGGTGAACAAGGCGCTGGTCGCCACCGGGCTGATCGAACGGCCGATCCCGCTGGTGCACAACATGACTGGCACGATCATCGGCATGGTCCACATCATGGTGCCGTTCCTGATCCTGCCGCTCTACGCCTCGATGAAGGCGATCGACGGCAACCTGATGCGCGCCGCCGCCAGCGTCGGCTCGACGCCGACCCATGCCTTCTTGCGCGTCTTCCTGCCGCTCTCGATGCCCGGCCTGGTCGCCGGCACCATCATGGTCTTCGTGATGTGCCTCGGCTTCTACATCACCCCGGCGCTGCTCGGCGGCGGCAAGGTCAAGATGATCGCCCAGCGCATCGAGGAATCGATCTCGCTCTATCCGACCTGGGGACCCGCGGCGGCGCTCGCCGTGCTGCTCCTGGTCGTCACCGCTATCTGCCTCGCCGCCAGCATGCTGCTGGTGCGGCGGCTCAGCACCGACCGTTGA
- a CDS encoding ABC transporter permease, translating to MESHVSHRNRLWLYIFVGLVVFYLVAPALIVVPVSFSSTTSLAFPPAGWSTRWYEAFFGQEKWIGSLWVSLRVAFGTMILATVTGIAASYALHMSGFRLRTAIRATLVSPLAVPAILIAVGIFFVFARLGGLLNTIHGLILGHAVVAMPFVILTMSAGFESFDMSQEMVARSLGASRFKAFMTVTLPQLKFSVATAMLLAFLVSFDELIISLMVSSGPVSTLSRVTFATLRDDVDPTLAAVSTLMLVMTSVPPLILHIVTTRSKREDA from the coding sequence ATGGAATCCCACGTTTCCCATCGCAACCGGCTCTGGCTCTACATCTTCGTCGGCCTGGTCGTCTTCTATCTGGTCGCCCCGGCGCTGATCGTCGTGCCGGTCTCGTTCAGTTCCACGACCTCGCTGGCCTTCCCGCCGGCCGGCTGGTCGACGCGCTGGTATGAGGCCTTCTTCGGCCAGGAGAAGTGGATCGGATCGCTCTGGGTGTCGCTGCGCGTCGCCTTCGGCACCATGATCCTCGCCACCGTCACCGGCATCGCCGCATCCTACGCGCTGCACATGTCGGGTTTCCGGCTGCGCACCGCCATCCGGGCGACGCTGGTCTCGCCGCTGGCGGTGCCGGCGATCCTGATCGCGGTCGGCATCTTCTTCGTCTTCGCCCGCCTCGGCGGCCTGCTCAACACCATCCATGGCCTGATCCTCGGCCATGCGGTCGTCGCCATGCCGTTCGTCATCCTGACCATGAGCGCCGGCTTCGAGAGCTTCGACATGAGCCAGGAGATGGTCGCCCGCAGCCTGGGGGCGAGCCGGTTCAAGGCCTTCATGACCGTCACCCTGCCGCAGCTCAAATTCTCGGTGGCGACCGCGATGCTGCTCGCCTTCCTGGTCTCCTTCGACGAACTGATCATCTCGCTGATGGTCTCCTCGGGGCCGGTCTCGACACTGTCGCGGGTGACCTTCGCGACGCTGCGCGACGATGTCGATCCGACGCTCGCGGCGGTCTCGACGCTGATGCTGGTGATGACCTCGGTGCCGCCGCTGATCCTGCACATCGTCACGACCCGCTCCAAGCGCGAGGACGCCTGA
- a CDS encoding enoyl-CoA hydratase-related protein, giving the protein MLADLNRALAGFVELHRDGPILEIRMVKTPVNAICRRFSRGLEQAALYLQNEPELRVGLLTSGCEKAFSAGLDFRQSTAPAGAPREPGAQEGGFGGITTLWSLKKPLIAVIAAPAIGGGLELALACDIILMADEAYLRLPELERGLIPDGGGLQRLPRRIPYHVATAMIWTGEPMSAADALRWGLAYRTAPRDRIDAVAREVARRVARGAPLAQQALKEALRAVDGLPDRQAMAMRGLPGADLTVFERMLKSDDMIEGQRAFLERRAPRWTGQ; this is encoded by the coding sequence ATGCTGGCGGATCTCAACCGGGCGCTGGCCGGCTTCGTCGAACTGCACCGCGACGGCCCCATCCTCGAAATCCGGATGGTCAAGACGCCCGTCAACGCGATCTGCCGGCGCTTCAGCCGGGGCCTGGAGCAGGCGGCGCTTTACCTCCAGAACGAGCCGGAACTGCGTGTCGGGCTCTTGACCAGCGGCTGCGAGAAGGCGTTCTCGGCCGGGCTCGACTTCCGGCAATCGACCGCGCCGGCCGGGGCGCCGCGCGAGCCGGGCGCGCAGGAGGGCGGCTTCGGCGGCATCACCACGCTGTGGTCGCTGAAGAAGCCGCTGATTGCGGTCATCGCGGCACCTGCGATCGGCGGCGGGCTCGAACTGGCGCTCGCCTGCGACATCATCCTGATGGCCGACGAGGCCTATCTGCGCCTGCCCGAACTGGAGCGGGGGCTCATCCCCGACGGCGGCGGATTGCAGCGACTGCCGCGGCGGATTCCGTACCATGTCGCGACCGCCATGATCTGGACCGGCGAACCGATGTCGGCGGCGGATGCGCTGCGCTGGGGTCTCGCCTACCGGACCGCGCCGCGCGACCGGATCGACGCCGTAGCCCGGGAGGTCGCCCGGCGGGTGGCCCGCGGCGCTCCGCTGGCGCAGCAGGCGCTGAAGGAAGCCCTGCGCGCCGTCGACGGCCTGCCGGATCGCCAGGCGATGGCCATGCGCGGCCTGCCGGGGGCCGACCTGACCGTTTTCGAACGCATGCTGAAGTCGGACGACATGATCGAGGGTCAGCGCGCCTTCCTGGAAAGGCGCGCGCCGCGATGGACGGGACAGTGA
- a CDS encoding enoyl-CoA hydratase/isomerase family protein, which produces MYRFLETERHGAVGLIALNRPEARNALGMGITIELRRALREAAADRTMRALVLTGRGGAFSAGADVKEWADKSKGDNPWPDMNWVEESLRLVQQVHDMPKPTIAMIDGAAVGAGLDMALACDFRYASERSKFICSYTNVGYNPDCGGTWLMPRVMGLEAAKRFAFTGDLWTAAVALENRLVSHVSPTDRLFDDTLAFAQRLAAGPTVAIAQAKKLLNSAHSRSLSDQQLEEVAAGKICAQTQDHAEGLAAANERRAPRFVGA; this is translated from the coding sequence ATGTACAGGTTTCTTGAGACGGAACGTCACGGCGCGGTCGGGCTGATCGCGCTCAACCGGCCGGAGGCGCGCAATGCGCTCGGCATGGGCATCACCATCGAATTGCGCCGGGCCCTGCGCGAGGCGGCCGCCGATCGGACCATGCGGGCGCTCGTTCTGACCGGGCGCGGCGGGGCCTTCTCGGCCGGCGCGGATGTCAAGGAATGGGCCGACAAGAGCAAGGGCGACAATCCCTGGCCGGACATGAACTGGGTCGAGGAATCGCTGCGGCTGGTCCAGCAGGTCCACGACATGCCGAAGCCGACCATCGCGATGATCGACGGCGCGGCCGTCGGGGCCGGGCTCGACATGGCGCTCGCCTGCGACTTCCGCTACGCGTCCGAGCGCTCCAAGTTCATCTGCTCCTACACCAATGTCGGCTACAACCCCGACTGCGGCGGCACATGGCTGATGCCGCGCGTCATGGGCCTGGAGGCAGCCAAGCGCTTCGCCTTCACGGGCGACCTCTGGACGGCGGCCGTCGCCCTGGAGAACCGCCTGGTCAGCCATGTCAGCCCGACCGACCGGCTCTTTGACGACACGCTCGCCTTCGCCCAGAGGCTCGCCGCCGGGCCGACGGTGGCCATCGCCCAGGCGAAGAAGCTCCTCAACAGCGCGCACAGCCGCAGTCTGTCCGACCAGCAGCTCGAGGAGGTCGCCGCGGGCAAGATCTGCGCCCAGACCCAGGACCATGCCGAAGGGCTGGCGGCCGCCAACGAGCGCCGCGCCCCCCGGTTCGTCGGCGCGTGA
- a CDS encoding acyl-CoA dehydrogenase family protein: MDFALDFEQQALVNSLEEFCRRELYPHEAVVEELRYVPDEIRQEIRRKSKEAGFDGMNLPEQWGGPGLDKQTKMQAERVMGKPSTALGQCMNRGVTGILFKCRDEQIEEYLLPSIRGERKNAFALTEPGAGSDARAIVTRAERQGGEWVINGVKQFISAADIADFIILIAVSGTDQTPKGPRKRFTAFLVDKTSPGLRVEPMKSIVTHGYNPTMVYFDNVRVPDSKILGGEGEGFNTANEWLYDGRVALSAHCVGRAERIFEMTKEWAGTRKAFGRTIGEFQGIGFKIANMAIDIKLGDLMVKEAAWKMENDQMNRTEASMVNYYCSEMVFRVADNAVQIFGGMGMMEDFPIQRFWRDARIERIWEGTSEIHQDVIAKDLLRPYRN, encoded by the coding sequence ATGGATTTCGCATTGGATTTCGAGCAGCAGGCGCTGGTGAACTCGCTGGAGGAATTCTGCCGGCGGGAGCTCTACCCGCACGAGGCGGTGGTCGAGGAGCTCCGCTACGTCCCCGACGAGATCCGGCAGGAGATCCGCCGCAAGTCGAAGGAGGCCGGCTTCGACGGCATGAACCTGCCGGAACAGTGGGGCGGCCCGGGCCTCGACAAGCAGACCAAGATGCAGGCCGAACGGGTCATGGGCAAACCGTCCACAGCGCTCGGCCAGTGCATGAATCGCGGCGTCACCGGCATCCTGTTCAAGTGCCGGGACGAGCAGATCGAGGAGTATCTGCTGCCGTCGATCCGAGGCGAGCGCAAGAACGCCTTCGCGCTGACCGAACCGGGCGCCGGATCGGATGCGCGCGCGATCGTCACCCGGGCCGAACGTCAGGGCGGCGAATGGGTGATCAACGGCGTCAAGCAGTTCATCTCGGCGGCCGACATCGCGGATTTCATCATCCTGATCGCCGTCTCCGGCACCGATCAGACGCCGAAGGGGCCGCGCAAGCGCTTTACGGCCTTCCTGGTCGACAAGACCTCGCCGGGCCTGCGCGTCGAGCCGATGAAGTCGATCGTCACCCACGGCTACAACCCGACCATGGTCTATTTCGACAATGTGCGCGTGCCCGACAGCAAGATTCTCGGCGGCGAGGGCGAGGGCTTCAACACCGCCAACGAGTGGCTGTATGACGGGCGCGTCGCCCTATCGGCGCATTGCGTCGGGCGGGCCGAACGCATCTTCGAGATGACCAAGGAATGGGCCGGCACCCGCAAGGCTTTCGGGCGGACGATCGGCGAGTTCCAGGGCATCGGCTTCAAGATCGCCAACATGGCGATCGACATCAAGCTGGGCGACCTCATGGTCAAGGAGGCCGCCTGGAAGATGGAAAACGACCAGATGAACCGGACCGAGGCGTCGATGGTCAACTACTACTGTTCCGAGATGGTCTTCCGGGTCGCCGACAACGCGGTCCAGATCTTCGGCGGCATGGGGATGATGGAGGATTTCCCGATCCAGCGCTTCTGGCGCGATGCGCGCATCGAGCGGATCTGGGAGGGAACATCCGAAATCCACCAGGACGTCATCGCCAAGGACCTGCTGCGGCCCTATCGGAACTGA
- a CDS encoding TetR/AcrR family transcriptional regulator, which yields MKRATKHRQAGETRRTELIVATLKSLRKHGYLNSTINTIADESGLSRGLINHYFDNKDDLLIVAHKYYLQNVDDFFRHVVISTKSGHFGKLLHSVFVPFLRDTGYQRMLIHYMSAAFILPQVLDMHRAIWGRYRANIQRRIAAAARERGLEMDTRLAAITLTQLADGLWLGWVMEESYTQEDCRRILRQWLCDQFREDPEKYPLTPDFDLVNFETDAPLPDPE from the coding sequence ATGAAACGGGCGACGAAGCACCGCCAGGCCGGCGAGACGCGACGGACCGAACTGATCGTTGCGACCCTCAAGTCGCTCCGCAAGCACGGCTACCTGAACTCGACGATCAACACGATCGCCGACGAGTCCGGGTTGTCACGCGGGCTGATCAATCACTATTTCGACAATAAAGACGACCTTCTGATCGTCGCCCACAAATACTATCTGCAGAATGTCGACGATTTCTTTCGTCATGTCGTGATCTCGACCAAGAGCGGGCACTTCGGCAAGTTGCTGCACTCCGTCTTCGTGCCGTTCCTGCGCGACACCGGCTATCAGAGGATGCTGATCCACTACATGAGCGCGGCCTTCATCCTGCCGCAGGTGCTCGACATGCACCGGGCGATCTGGGGCCGCTACCGCGCCAACATCCAGCGGCGCATCGCCGCCGCGGCGCGCGAGCGCGGACTGGAAATGGACACCCGCCTCGCCGCCATCACGCTGACCCAGCTCGCCGACGGACTGTGGCTCGGCTGGGTGATGGAGGAGAGCTACACGCAGGAGGACTGCCGGCGGATCCTGCGCCAGTGGCTGTGCGACCAATTCCGCGAAGACCCCGAGAAATACCCGCTCACACCCGATTTCGACCTCGTCAACTTCGAGACCGACGCCCCGCTTCCCGATCCGGAGTGA
- a CDS encoding acetate--CoA ligase family protein gives MHDFPLDVAGARMRPTLRRNFRRLLAPQRMAFIGGTQVERTLTTLRDRQFAGEVHVVHPKRTEIAGYRCVPRIADIPNPPDAVFLAVNADATIRALDELRRIDAGGVVCYASGFAEIGEAGAERNRAFIQASGDMAVVGPNCYGLVNYVNHGSIWPSPFPVLETGRGAAVISQSGNVTGHIVSNGRSVPYSYLISAGNQAVLGFEDYIDGLVDDPNVTCLGLFMEGIRDIPAFARACLLARSKAIPVIVCRSGRSDLGAAMAASHTSSLAGRNDFYEALFARLGVIETDTVPQFLEMMKIASLSAPLGGTRLTVSSSSGGDNGLAADYCSFAGLHLPPPTEAEVAAIEPLLPEFGHVSNPFDFTAGNWGNEKLLTPMLTTLLSGDVDAGMLVVDYAPAGSPYRSSPAHEAMDRALAAAGKATGKPVYHASVNTGGITPEASQRMIAQGIVPLQGLHDAAQVIARWAAHGERMRRDAAEGAAALDRLVPHAVPALTGAPRTVNEADSKRRLAAHGLPVPDGRVLSRAELAELPEEAVAAPMALKALHDDLPHKTEAGGVALNLRGRAEILAAADRMSDSVARHAPAIRLERFLLEPMQAPPLAELIVGVKRDPLFGMVLVIGAGGILVELIKDAVPLLLPVGREDVEKALRGLKCFPLLDGFRGRPAADLTAVVDAVMAIAAYAGANLDSLVELDVNPLMVGPSGAVAVDALIVEVPRPD, from the coding sequence ATGCACGATTTCCCCCTGGATGTGGCGGGCGCGCGGATGCGACCGACCCTCCGTCGCAACTTCCGGCGCCTGCTGGCGCCGCAGCGCATGGCCTTCATCGGCGGCACCCAGGTCGAGCGCACGCTGACCACGCTGCGCGACCGTCAGTTCGCCGGCGAGGTTCACGTCGTTCATCCCAAGCGGACGGAGATCGCGGGCTATCGCTGCGTGCCGCGGATCGCCGACATCCCGAACCCGCCCGACGCGGTCTTTCTGGCCGTCAACGCGGATGCCACCATCCGGGCGCTCGACGAACTGCGCCGGATCGATGCCGGCGGCGTCGTCTGCTACGCCTCGGGTTTCGCCGAGATCGGCGAGGCCGGCGCCGAGCGCAACCGGGCCTTCATCCAGGCCTCCGGCGACATGGCCGTGGTCGGGCCGAACTGCTACGGCCTGGTTAACTACGTCAACCACGGCAGCATCTGGCCATCGCCCTTCCCGGTCCTGGAAACGGGACGCGGCGCCGCCGTCATCTCGCAGAGCGGCAACGTCACCGGACACATCGTCTCGAACGGCCGCAGCGTGCCCTATTCCTATCTGATCAGTGCCGGCAACCAGGCGGTGCTCGGCTTCGAGGACTATATCGACGGCCTCGTCGACGACCCCAACGTGACCTGTCTCGGGCTGTTCATGGAGGGCATCAGGGACATCCCCGCCTTTGCCCGGGCCTGCCTGCTGGCCCGCTCGAAGGCCATCCCGGTCATCGTCTGCCGTTCCGGCCGCTCGGACCTGGGCGCCGCCATGGCGGCCAGCCATACCAGCTCGCTCGCCGGCCGTAACGATTTCTACGAGGCGCTGTTCGCGCGGCTCGGTGTGATCGAGACCGACACGGTGCCGCAATTCCTGGAAATGATGAAGATCGCCTCGCTGTCGGCCCCGCTCGGCGGCACGCGCTTGACGGTCTCGTCGAGTTCGGGCGGCGACAACGGGCTGGCGGCGGATTACTGTTCCTTTGCCGGCTTGCATTTGCCGCCGCCGACGGAGGCCGAGGTCGCCGCGATCGAGCCGCTGCTGCCGGAATTCGGCCATGTCTCCAACCCGTTCGACTTCACCGCCGGCAATTGGGGCAACGAGAAGCTGCTGACCCCGATGCTGACCACACTTCTGTCTGGCGATGTCGATGCCGGCATGCTGGTGGTCGACTACGCACCGGCGGGCTCGCCCTATCGGAGCAGCCCCGCGCATGAGGCGATGGATCGCGCGCTGGCCGCGGCCGGAAAGGCGACTGGCAAGCCGGTCTACCATGCCTCGGTCAATACCGGCGGGATCACGCCGGAGGCCAGCCAGCGGATGATCGCCCAAGGCATCGTGCCGCTGCAGGGCCTGCACGATGCCGCGCAGGTGATCGCCCGATGGGCCGCCCATGGCGAGCGGATGCGCCGGGACGCCGCCGAGGGCGCCGCCGCGCTCGACCGTCTGGTGCCCCATGCGGTGCCGGCGCTCACCGGTGCGCCGCGGACCGTCAACGAGGCGGACTCCAAGCGCCGCCTCGCCGCCCACGGTCTCCCGGTCCCCGACGGCCGCGTCCTGTCGCGCGCCGAGCTTGCCGAACTGCCGGAAGAGGCGGTCGCCGCGCCGATGGCGCTCAAGGCCCTGCATGACGACCTGCCGCATAAGACGGAGGCCGGCGGCGTCGCGCTCAACCTGCGCGGCCGGGCCGAAATCCTGGCCGCGGCCGACAGGATGAGCGACAGCGTCGCCCGCCACGCACCCGCGATCCGGCTCGAACGGTTTCTCCTGGAGCCGATGCAGGCGCCGCCGCTCGCCGAACTGATCGTCGGCGTCAAGCGCGACCCGCTGTTCGGCATGGTGCTGGTCATCGGTGCCGGCGGCATCCTGGTCGAACTGATCAAGGATGCCGTCCCGCTGCTGCTGCCGGTCGGACGGGAGGATGTCGAGAAGGCCTTACGGGGCCTCAAGTGCTTCCCCCTGCTCGACGGGTTCCGCGGCCGGCCGGCCGCCGACCTTACGGCGGTCGTCGACGCCGTCATGGCCATCGCGGCCTATGCCGGCGCAAATCTCGACAGTCTGGTCGAACTGGACGTGAACCCGCTGATGGTCGGGCCGTCCGGCGCCGTGGCGGTCGACGCGCTGATCGTCGAAGTGCCGAGGCCGGACTGA